A genomic region of Neisseria cinerea contains the following coding sequences:
- a CDS encoding leucyl aminopeptidase, whose translation MEFSTKAETLQAQQAGAQLFVCTEEAQLNRPTALALLSSLEEGQTFADTKIPTDNGLQAVAVVRLDKTDRAALNKAAAEAAKWAQNQETVNADIHAFDEAQAAAVAEAFAIAFGNAAYRFDRYKKEAKPAKFAQAVFHTAHEAAVKEALRVAEAQVYGQSFCRDLGNAAPNECTPEFLARTAKAEAEKLGAHAKIIEKDYIKENMGSFWSVAKGSVEDPYLVELSYFGAADKEAAPVVLVGKGITFDTGGISLKPGLNMDEMKFDMCGAATVISTFCAAVKLQLPINLIAVVATCENMPSGAANKPGDVVKSMKGLTIEVLNTDAEGRLILCDALTYAEQFKPKAVIDVATLTGACIIALGHDVSGVMGNNQDLVDSLLAASRNVDDKAWQLPLFETYKDQLKSNFADIPNIGTPGAGTITAATFLSYFTEDYPWAHLDIAGTAWKSGSEKGATGRPVPLLLNYLRHL comes from the coding sequence GTGGAATTTAGCACAAAAGCCGAAACTTTGCAGGCTCAACAGGCAGGCGCACAGTTATTTGTCTGCACCGAAGAGGCGCAATTAAACCGCCCGACCGCCCTTGCTCTTTTGTCTTCGCTTGAAGAAGGTCAAACTTTTGCCGACACCAAAATCCCGACGGACAACGGTTTGCAGGCAGTCGCCGTCGTCCGACTCGACAAAACCGACCGCGCCGCGCTGAACAAAGCCGCTGCTGAAGCCGCCAAATGGGCGCAAAATCAGGAAACGGTCAATGCGGACATCCATGCCTTCGATGAAGCGCAAGCCGCCGCCGTTGCCGAAGCTTTTGCCATCGCGTTCGGCAACGCCGCCTACCGTTTCGACCGCTACAAAAAAGAAGCAAAGCCCGCCAAATTCGCACAAGCCGTGTTCCACACCGCACACGAAGCCGCCGTCAAAGAAGCCCTGCGCGTCGCCGAAGCACAGGTTTACGGACAAAGCTTCTGCCGCGATTTGGGCAACGCCGCGCCCAACGAATGCACGCCCGAATTTTTAGCGCGCACAGCCAAAGCCGAAGCCGAAAAACTCGGTGCACACGCCAAAATCATCGAAAAAGACTACATCAAAGAAAACATGGGTTCGTTCTGGTCTGTCGCCAAAGGCAGCGTCGAAGACCCATATTTGGTCGAACTGAGCTATTTCGGTGCAGCCGACAAAGAAGCCGCCCCCGTCGTCTTGGTCGGCAAAGGCATTACCTTCGACACCGGCGGCATTTCCCTCAAACCCGGTCTGAACATGGACGAAATGAAGTTCGACATGTGCGGCGCGGCAACCGTCATCAGTACCTTCTGCGCCGCCGTCAAACTACAACTGCCGATCAACCTGATTGCCGTCGTCGCCACTTGTGAAAACATGCCTTCCGGCGCGGCCAACAAACCGGGCGATGTCGTAAAAAGCATGAAAGGCTTGACCATCGAAGTATTGAACACCGATGCCGAAGGCCGTCTGATTTTATGTGACGCACTCACTTACGCCGAACAATTCAAACCCAAAGCCGTCATCGATGTCGCTACCCTGACCGGCGCGTGCATCATCGCCCTGGGTCATGACGTCAGCGGCGTGATGGGCAACAATCAAGACTTGGTCGACAGCCTGCTGGCCGCTTCCCGCAACGTGGACGATAAAGCATGGCAATTGCCACTCTTTGAAACCTACAAAGACCAGCTCAAATCCAACTTTGCCGACATCCCCAACATCGGTACGCCGGGTGCAGGCACGATTACCGCCGCAACATTCCTGTCTTACTTTACCGAAGACTATCCATGGGCACACCTCGACATCGCGGGTACGGCATGGAAATCCGGCAGCGAAAAAGGTGCGACCGGCCGCCCCGTTCCCTTGCTGCTGAACTATCTGCGTCATCTTTAA
- the lptF gene encoding LPS export ABC transporter permease LptF codes for MIYQRNFIKELSFTAVGIFVVLLAVLVSTQAINLLGRAADGRVAIDAVLALVGFWVIGMTPLLLVLTAFISTLTVLTRYWRDSEMSVWLSCGLALKQWIRPVMQFAVPFAILIAVMQLWVMPWAELRSREYAEILKQKQELSLVEAGEFNSLGKRNGRVYFVETFDTESGIMKNLFLREQDKNGNDNIIFAKEGNFSLNDNKRTLDLRNGYRYSGTPGKADYNRVSFQNLSLIISTTPKLIDPVSHRRTIPTSQLIGSSNPQHQAELMWRISLTVSVLLLCLLAVPLSYFNPRSGHTYNILVAIGLFLIYQNGLTFLRNAVEDGKIHFWLGLLPMHIIMFVIAIVLLRVRSMPSQPFWQAVGKSLTLRGGK; via the coding sequence ATGATTTATCAAAGAAACTTCATCAAAGAACTCTCTTTTACCGCCGTCGGCATTTTCGTCGTCCTCTTGGCGGTGTTGGTCTCCACGCAGGCAATCAACCTGCTCGGACGTGCCGCCGACGGGCGCGTCGCCATCGATGCCGTGTTGGCATTGGTCGGCTTCTGGGTCATCGGCATGACGCCGCTTTTGCTGGTGTTGACCGCATTCATCAGTACGCTGACCGTGTTGACCCGCTACTGGCGCGACAGCGAAATGTCGGTCTGGCTCTCCTGCGGATTGGCGTTGAAACAATGGATACGCCCCGTCATGCAGTTTGCCGTGCCCTTTGCCATCCTGATTGCCGTCATGCAGCTTTGGGTCATGCCGTGGGCAGAGTTGCGCAGCCGCGAATATGCCGAAATCTTGAAGCAGAAGCAGGAGTTGTCTTTGGTGGAAGCCGGCGAGTTCAACAGCTTGGGCAAGCGCAACGGCAGGGTTTACTTCGTCGAAACCTTCGACACCGAATCCGGCATCATGAAAAACCTGTTCCTGCGCGAACAAGATAAAAACGGCAACGACAACATTATCTTCGCCAAAGAAGGTAATTTCTCGCTGAACGACAACAAACGCACGCTCGACCTGCGCAACGGCTACCGTTACAGCGGTACGCCCGGCAAAGCCGACTACAACCGCGTTTCCTTCCAAAACCTCAGCCTAATTATCAGCACCACGCCCAAACTCATCGACCCCGTTTCCCACCGCCGCACCATCCCGACATCCCAGCTCATCGGCAGCAGCAACCCGCAACATCAGGCAGAATTGATGTGGCGCATCTCGCTGACCGTCAGCGTCCTCCTGCTCTGCCTGCTTGCCGTACCGCTTTCCTATTTCAACCCGCGCAGCGGCCACACCTACAACATCCTCGTCGCTATCGGGCTTTTCCTGATTTACCAAAACGGACTGACCTTCCTGCGCAATGCCGTGGAAGACGGCAAAATCCATTTCTGGCTCGGACTGCTGCCCATGCACATCATCATGTTCGTCATTGCAATCGTACTTCTGCGCGTCCGCAGTATGCCCAGCCAACCCTTCTGGCAGGCGGTTGGCAAAAGTCTGACATTGAGAGGCGGAAAATGA
- the lptG gene encoding LPS export ABC transporter permease LptG, with protein MNLISRYIIRQMAVMAVYALLAFLALYSFFEIINEVGDLGKGSYNGATMAQYVLMQMPARAYELMPLAVLIGGLVSLSQLAAGSELTVIKASGMSTKKLLLVLSQFGLIFATATAALGEWIAPVLSQKAENIKSAAINGKISTGNTGLWLKEKNSIINVREMLPDHTLLGIKIWERNDKNELTQAAEAESAVLNNDGSWQLKNIRSSILGENKVEVSTATEENWPIAVKRNLMDVLLVKPDQMSVGELTTYISHLENNNQNTQIYAIAWWRKLVYPVAAWVMALVAFAFTPQTTRHGNMGLKLFGGICLGLLFHFAGRLFGFTSQLYGVPPFLAGALPTIAFALLAVWLIRRQEKR; from the coding sequence ATGAACCTGATTTCACGTTACATCATCCGCCAAATGGCGGTTATGGCGGTTTACGCCCTCTTAGCCTTCCTCGCTTTGTACAGCTTTTTTGAAATCATCAACGAAGTCGGCGACTTGGGCAAAGGCAGCTATAACGGCGCAACCATGGCGCAATACGTCCTCATGCAGATGCCCGCGCGTGCCTACGAACTCATGCCCCTCGCCGTCCTCATCGGCGGACTCGTTTCCCTCAGCCAGCTTGCCGCCGGCAGCGAACTGACCGTCATCAAAGCAAGCGGCATGAGCACCAAAAAACTATTGCTGGTTCTGTCGCAATTCGGACTGATTTTCGCTACCGCCACCGCCGCGCTCGGCGAATGGATTGCCCCCGTCCTCAGCCAAAAAGCCGAAAACATCAAATCCGCCGCCATCAACGGCAAAATCAGCACCGGCAATACCGGCCTTTGGCTCAAAGAAAAAAACAGCATCATCAACGTGCGCGAAATGCTGCCCGACCATACCCTGCTGGGCATTAAAATCTGGGAGCGCAACGACAAAAACGAACTGACTCAAGCGGCAGAAGCAGAATCAGCCGTTTTAAACAACGACGGCAGCTGGCAGCTGAAAAATATCCGCAGCAGCATATTGGGCGAAAATAAAGTCGAAGTTTCCACCGCTACCGAAGAAAACTGGCCGATCGCCGTCAAGCGCAACCTGATGGACGTATTGCTCGTCAAACCCGACCAAATGTCCGTTGGCGAACTGACCACCTACATCAGCCACCTCGAAAACAACAACCAAAACACCCAAATCTACGCCATCGCTTGGTGGCGCAAATTGGTTTACCCCGTCGCCGCCTGGGTGATGGCACTCGTCGCCTTCGCCTTCACCCCGCAAACCACCCGCCACGGCAATATGGGTTTGAAGCTCTTCGGCGGCATCTGCCTCGGCTTACTGTTCCACTTCGCCGGACGGCTCTTCGGCTTTACTAGCCAACTCTACGGCGTCCCACCCTTCCTCGCCGGCGCACTACCCACCATAGCCTTCGCCCTGCTCGCCGTTTGGCTGATACGCAGGCAGGAAAAACGTTAA
- the acnB gene encoding bifunctional aconitate hydratase 2/2-methylisocitrate dehydratase: MLEAYRKVAAERAALGIPALPLTAQQTADLVELLKNPPAGEGEFLVELLAHRVPPGVDDAAKVKASFLAAVAEGSASSPLVSPEYATELLGTMLGGYNIHALIELLDDDKLAPIAAKGLKHTLLMFDSFHDVQEKAEKGNKYAQEVLQSWADAEWFTSRAKVPEKITVTVFKVDGETNTDDLSPAPDAWSRPDIPLHALAMLKNPRDGINPDKPGEVGPIKLLEELKAKGHPVAYVGDVVGTGSSRKSATNSVIWHTGEDIPFVPNKRFGGVCLGGKIAPIFFNTQEDSGALPIEVDVSALKMGDVVDILPYEGKIVKNGETVAEFSLKSQVLLDEVQAGGRINLIIGRGLTAKARDALKLPASTEFRLPQAPAESKAGFTLAQKMVGRACGLPEGQGVRPGTYCEPRMTTVGSQDTTGPMTRDELKDLACLGFSANMVMQSFCHTAAYPKPVDVRTHKELPAFISTRGGVSLRPGDGVIHSWLNRLLLPDTVGTGGDSHTRFPIGISFPAGSGLVAFAAATGVMPLDMPESVLVRFSGKLQPGVTLRDLVNAIPLYAIKQGLLTVAKAGKKNIFSGRILEIEGLPDLKVEQAFELTDASAERSAAGCTVKLNKEPIIEYMKSNVVLMKNMIANGYQDPRTLERRIKAMEKWLANPELLEADKDAEYAAVIEINMDDIKEPIIACPNDPDDVCFMSERSGTKIDEVFIGSCMTNIGHFRAASKLLEGKSDIPVRLWVAPPTKMDAKELSNEGHYGVLGRAGARMEMPGCSLCMGNQAQVHEGATVMSTSTRNFPNRLGKNTFVYLGSAELAAICSKLGKIPTVEEYQANIGIINEQGDQIYRYMNFNEIDSYNEVAETVNV, from the coding sequence ATGTTAGAAGCCTATCGTAAAGTCGCCGCCGAGCGCGCCGCCCTCGGTATCCCCGCCCTTCCTCTGACTGCTCAGCAGACTGCCGATTTGGTCGAGCTGCTGAAAAACCCGCCCGCAGGCGAAGGTGAGTTCTTAGTTGAACTGCTTGCCCACCGTGTTCCGCCAGGTGTGGACGATGCCGCCAAAGTCAAAGCCTCATTCCTAGCTGCCGTTGCCGAAGGCAGCGCATCCAGCCCGTTGGTTTCCCCCGAATATGCGACCGAACTTTTAGGTACAATGCTCGGCGGTTACAACATTCACGCCTTAATCGAACTCTTGGACGACGACAAACTCGCGCCTATTGCCGCCAAAGGTTTGAAACATACGCTTCTGATGTTCGATTCTTTCCACGACGTTCAGGAAAAAGCCGAAAAAGGCAATAAATACGCGCAGGAAGTTTTGCAATCTTGGGCGGATGCCGAATGGTTTACCTCACGCGCCAAAGTTCCCGAAAAAATCACTGTTACCGTCTTCAAAGTTGACGGAGAAACCAATACAGACGACCTCTCTCCCGCGCCTGACGCGTGGAGCCGTCCCGATATTCCGCTGCACGCGCTGGCAATGTTGAAAAACCCGCGCGATGGCATCAATCCTGACAAACCGGGCGAAGTCGGTCCGATTAAATTGTTGGAAGAACTCAAAGCAAAAGGTCACCCTGTTGCCTACGTCGGTGACGTGGTCGGTACCGGTTCTTCTCGTAAATCTGCGACCAACTCCGTCATTTGGCATACCGGCGAAGACATCCCGTTCGTACCGAACAAACGCTTCGGCGGCGTGTGCTTGGGCGGCAAAATTGCACCGATTTTCTTCAATACTCAAGAAGATTCCGGTGCATTGCCGATTGAAGTCGATGTTTCCGCGCTGAAAATGGGCGATGTCGTCGACATTCTGCCTTACGAAGGCAAAATCGTGAAAAACGGCGAAACCGTTGCCGAGTTCAGCTTGAAATCACAAGTATTGTTGGACGAGGTGCAAGCCGGTGGTCGTATCAACCTGATTATCGGTCGCGGTCTGACCGCCAAAGCGCGCGACGCACTGAAACTGCCTGCTTCTACCGAATTCCGTCTGCCTCAAGCGCCTGCCGAAAGCAAAGCCGGTTTTACCTTGGCACAAAAAATGGTCGGTCGCGCCTGCGGTCTGCCAGAAGGACAAGGCGTGCGCCCGGGTACTTATTGCGAACCACGCATGACGACTGTCGGCTCGCAAGACACTACCGGCCCGATGACCCGCGACGAGTTGAAAGACTTGGCTTGTTTGGGCTTCTCCGCCAATATGGTGATGCAGTCTTTCTGTCACACCGCGGCTTATCCGAAACCTGTCGATGTCAGGACCCATAAAGAACTGCCCGCCTTTATTTCTACCCGTGGCGGCGTATCTCTGCGTCCGGGCGACGGCGTAATCCACTCATGGCTCAACCGTCTGTTGTTGCCTGATACCGTCGGCACCGGCGGCGACAGCCACACCCGTTTCCCTATCGGTATTTCCTTCCCTGCCGGTTCCGGCTTGGTTGCTTTCGCAGCAGCCACCGGCGTAATGCCGCTCGATATGCCCGAGTCTGTATTGGTACGCTTCAGCGGCAAGCTGCAACCGGGCGTAACCCTGCGCGATTTGGTGAACGCCATTCCGCTGTACGCGATTAAACAAGGTCTGCTTACTGTTGCCAAAGCCGGTAAGAAAAACATCTTCTCCGGCCGCATCCTCGAAATCGAAGGCCTGCCTGATTTGAAAGTGGAACAAGCGTTTGAATTGACTGACGCATCTGCCGAACGCTCCGCCGCCGGCTGTACCGTGAAGCTCAACAAAGAGCCAATTATCGAGTACATGAAATCCAACGTCGTATTGATGAAAAACATGATTGCCAACGGCTATCAAGATCCGCGCACTTTGGAACGCCGCATCAAAGCCATGGAAAAATGGTTGGCAAATCCGGAGCTGCTTGAAGCGGATAAAGATGCCGAATACGCCGCCGTAATTGAAATCAACATGGACGACATCAAAGAGCCGATTATCGCCTGCCCGAACGACCCTGACGACGTGTGCTTCATGTCCGAACGCTCCGGCACCAAAATCGACGAGGTATTCATCGGTTCGTGCATGACCAACATCGGCCACTTCCGTGCCGCTTCCAAACTTTTGGAAGGTAAGAGCGACATCCCCGTCCGCCTGTGGGTAGCGCCGCCGACTAAAATGGACGCGAAAGAGTTGTCCAACGAAGGCCACTACGGTGTACTCGGTCGCGCCGGCGCGCGTATGGAAATGCCGGGTTGCTCATTATGTATGGGTAACCAAGCCCAAGTACACGAAGGCGCAACCGTCATGTCCACTTCGACCCGCAACTTCCCGAACCGTTTGGGTAAAAACACCTTCGTTTACCTCGGCTCGGCTGAGTTGGCGGCAATCTGCTCCAAACTGGGCAAAATCCCAACCGTTGAAGAATACCAAGCCAACATCGGTATCATCAACGAGCAAGGCGACCAAATTTACCGTTACATGAACTTCAACGAAATCGACAGCTACAACGAAGTAGCCGAAACCGTGAATGTTTAA
- the argF gene encoding ornithine carbamoyltransferase: MNLKNRHFLKLLDFTPEEITAYLDLAAELKAAKKAGCEVQRMKGKNIALIFEKTSTRTRCAFEVAARDQGAGVTYLEPSASQIGHKESIKDTARVLGRMYDGIEYRGFGQDVVEELAKYAGVPVFNGLTNEFHPTQMLADALTMREHSGKPLNQTAFAYVGDARYNMANSLLVLGAKLGMDVRIGAPKTLWPSENIVARACAVAEETGGKILLTENTKEAVKGADFIHTDVWVSMGEPKEVWQERIDLLKDYRVTPELMAVSGNSKVKFMHCLPAFHNRETKVGEWIYETFGLNGVEVTEEVFESPASIVFDQAENRMHTIKAVMVAALGD; this comes from the coding sequence ATGAACCTGAAAAACCGCCATTTCCTGAAACTCTTAGACTTCACGCCGGAAGAAATCACCGCCTACCTCGACCTTGCCGCCGAATTGAAAGCTGCCAAAAAGGCAGGGTGCGAAGTGCAGCGGATGAAAGGAAAAAACATTGCCCTGATTTTTGAAAAAACCTCTACTCGGACGCGCTGCGCGTTTGAAGTTGCCGCGCGCGACCAAGGGGCGGGAGTGACTTATTTAGAGCCGTCCGCCAGCCAAATCGGGCATAAGGAAAGCATCAAAGACACCGCACGCGTGTTGGGCAGGATGTACGACGGCATCGAATATCGCGGCTTCGGGCAGGACGTGGTCGAAGAATTGGCGAAATACGCCGGCGTGCCCGTATTCAACGGTCTGACCAACGAGTTCCACCCGACCCAAATGCTCGCGGATGCTCTGACCATGCGCGAACACAGCGGCAAACCATTGAACCAAACCGCATTTGCGTACGTCGGCGATGCGCGTTACAACATGGCGAATTCGCTGCTGGTGTTGGGCGCGAAGCTCGGCATGGACGTGCGTATCGGCGCACCGAAAACCTTGTGGCCGTCTGAAAACATCGTTGCCCGCGCCTGCGCCGTTGCCGAAGAAACCGGCGGAAAGATTTTGTTGACCGAAAACACGAAAGAAGCTGTTAAGGGAGCAGATTTTATCCATACCGACGTGTGGGTCAGCATGGGCGAGCCCAAAGAAGTATGGCAGGAACGCATTGATTTATTAAAAGATTACCGCGTTACCCCCGAGCTGATGGCGGTATCTGGCAACTCGAAGGTCAAATTTATGCACTGCCTGCCCGCCTTCCACAATCGGGAAACCAAAGTCGGAGAATGGATTTATGAAACTTTCGGCTTAAACGGCGTAGAAGTAACGGAAGAAGTATTCGAAAGCCCTGCCAGCATCGTGTTCGACCAAGCGGAAAACCGGATGCATACGATTAAGGCAGTGATGGTTGCAGCTTTGGGCGACTGA
- the ilvC gene encoding ketol-acid reductoisomerase yields the protein MQVYYDKDADLSLIKGKTVAIIGYGSQGHAHAANLKDSGVNVVIGLRHGSSWKKAEAAGHVVKTVADATKEADVVMLLLPDETMPAVYHAEVAANLKQGATLAFAHGFNVHYNQIVPRSDLDVIMVAPKGPGHTVRSEYKRGGGVPSLIAVYQDNSGKAKDIALSYAAANGGTKGGVIETTFREETETDLFGEQAVLCGGVVELIKAGFETLTEAGYAPEMAYFECLHEMKLIVDLIFEGGIANMNYSISNNAEYGEYVTGPEVVNASSKEAMRNALKRIQTGEYAKMFIQEGNVNYASMTARRRLNADHQVEKVGAQLRAMMPWITANKLVDQDKN from the coding sequence ATGCAAGTTTATTACGATAAAGACGCCGACCTGTCTCTGATTAAAGGCAAAACCGTTGCCATCATCGGCTACGGTTCACAAGGCCACGCACACGCAGCCAACCTGAAAGACTCAGGTGTCAACGTAGTCATCGGTCTGCGTCACGGTTCTTCTTGGAAGAAGGCAGAAGCCGCCGGTCATGTTGTTAAAACCGTTGCAGATGCGACTAAAGAAGCCGATGTGGTTATGTTGCTGTTGCCTGATGAGACCATGCCTGCCGTTTATCATGCCGAAGTTGCCGCCAACTTGAAACAGGGTGCAACCTTGGCTTTTGCGCACGGTTTTAACGTACATTACAACCAAATTGTTCCCCGTTCTGATTTGGATGTTATTATGGTTGCTCCTAAAGGACCGGGTCATACTGTACGCAGCGAATATAAACGAGGCGGCGGTGTTCCTTCATTGATCGCCGTTTACCAAGACAATTCCGGCAAAGCCAAAGATATTGCCCTGTCTTATGCGGCTGCCAATGGCGGTACCAAAGGCGGCGTGATTGAGACGACTTTCCGCGAGGAAACCGAAACCGACCTGTTCGGTGAGCAAGCGGTGTTATGCGGCGGTGTGGTCGAATTGATTAAGGCCGGTTTTGAAACTTTGACTGAAGCAGGTTATGCACCTGAAATGGCTTACTTCGAATGTCTGCACGAAATGAAATTAATCGTCGACTTAATCTTCGAAGGCGGTATTGCCAACATGAACTACTCTATTTCCAACAATGCAGAGTACGGCGAATATGTTACCGGTCCCGAAGTAGTAAATGCATCGAGTAAAGAAGCCATGCGTAACGCCCTGAAACGCATCCAAACCGGCGAATATGCGAAAATGTTTATCCAAGAAGGTAATGTAAACTACGCATCTATGACTGCCCGCCGCCGTTTGAATGCCGACCATCAGGTTGAGAAAGTTGGTGCTCAATTGCGTGCGATGATGCCTTGGATTACCGCCAACAAACTGGTTGACCAAGATAAAAACTGA
- a CDS encoding putative quinol monooxygenase: MSNIKIVALVTVKPEYTETLKPLFQSLVKASRAEEGNISYDLHQEIGKPNRFVFVENWKSQAAIDAHNASEHFQGFVKVIDGKTDALEIVLMEEIPV; the protein is encoded by the coding sequence ATGTCAAACATTAAAATCGTCGCACTGGTTACCGTCAAACCCGAATACACGGAAACGCTGAAACCCTTGTTCCAAAGCCTGGTCAAAGCCAGCCGCGCGGAAGAAGGTAACATCAGCTACGACCTGCACCAGGAAATCGGCAAGCCAAACCGTTTCGTTTTCGTCGAAAACTGGAAATCTCAGGCTGCCATCGATGCGCACAATGCCAGCGAACATTTTCAAGGTTTCGTTAAAGTCATCGACGGCAAAACCGATGCGCTCGAAATTGTTTTGATGGAAGAGATCCCCGTTTAA
- the ilvN gene encoding acetolactate synthase small subunit: MRHILSVLMENESGAMSRVVGLFSARDYNIDSLAVAPTEDKTLSRMTIVTHGDEHVIEQITKQLNKLIEVIKVVDLNESRFVERELMLVKVRAVGKDRDEFLRLTEIYRGSIIDVTDRSYTIEITGSTDKLDSFLETVGRAQILETVRTGAAGIGRGERILKI; the protein is encoded by the coding sequence ATGCGACATATCTTATCTGTTCTGATGGAAAACGAATCAGGCGCGATGAGCCGCGTGGTCGGTCTTTTCTCCGCTCGAGACTACAACATCGATTCCTTGGCAGTAGCTCCGACCGAGGACAAAACGCTTTCACGCATGACCATTGTTACCCATGGCGACGAGCATGTTATCGAACAAATCACCAAGCAACTCAATAAATTGATTGAGGTAATTAAAGTGGTCGATTTGAACGAAAGCCGTTTTGTCGAACGCGAATTGATGCTGGTAAAAGTCCGCGCCGTCGGCAAAGACCGTGACGAATTTTTACGCCTGACAGAAATCTACCGTGGCAGCATCATCGATGTAACCGACCGCAGCTACACCATCGAAATCACAGGCTCAACCGACAAACTCGACTCTTTCCTCGAAACTGTCGGACGAGCCCAGATTCTGGAAACCGTACGTACGGGCGCAGCCGGCATCGGCCGTGGCGAGCGTATCTTGAAAATTTAA